A stretch of the Fusobacterium varium genome encodes the following:
- a CDS encoding putative transposase has translation MQKPTNNNIFFQLNQPKLFNFLQYEISDNDPVRKLSSILEGLDFSSLMQVFSYKTKVHPIRMFSIIVYAYSRNLTSTRDIEMACHENIKFRFLLQDSKIPDHSTISRFLVKTEDILPDLFEQFVEKIFEMENISTETIYIDGTKIEAYANKYTFVWKKSIEKYRTRLDEKILELISNFNDDFNLQYDNFLEIYSYLSNLNFQIVKGRGKRKSKEQKYLELCAEYLEKYQKYSNHFKNLNGRNSYSKTDIDATFMRMKDDHMRNGQLKPGYNLQIGVISEYISSYEIFSNPSDSKTLIPFLEKISSQNLEIKNIVADAGYESISNYEYLEKMDYTSYIKPIYFEKSKIRKFKNDLNRVENLIYNHSENKLFRKDGLELEFLYSNKNNTVQYFWNPETNKKIKYNARFRILSNKSKENVSSNYGKQLRMNRSIQVEGAFAVLKEDMKLRKLKVRSKKSVLREICLFCIAYNFNRYLSRNINNRLGTTLHSLKVA, from the coding sequence ATGCAAAAACCAACTAATAATAACATTTTTTTTCAATTAAATCAACCTAAACTTTTTAACTTTTTACAATATGAAATTTCTGATAATGATCCTGTAAGAAAACTTAGCTCAATATTGGAGGGATTAGATTTTAGTAGTTTAATGCAAGTATTTTCTTACAAAACAAAGGTACATCCTATCAGAATGTTTTCTATCATTGTTTATGCCTATTCGCGCAATTTAACTTCTACTAGAGATATAGAAATGGCTTGCCATGAAAATATTAAATTTAGGTTTCTTTTACAAGATTCTAAAATTCCTGATCACTCTACTATTTCTAGATTCTTAGTAAAAACTGAAGATATTCTTCCAGATCTATTTGAACAATTCGTTGAAAAAATTTTTGAAATGGAAAATATTTCCACTGAAACAATATATATTGATGGCACTAAAATTGAAGCATATGCTAATAAATATACATTTGTTTGGAAAAAATCTATTGAGAAATATAGAACTAGATTAGATGAAAAAATTCTTGAATTAATTTCAAATTTTAATGATGATTTCAACTTACAATATGACAACTTCCTTGAAATATATTCATATCTTTCTAATTTGAATTTTCAAATAGTCAAAGGTAGAGGAAAGAGAAAATCTAAAGAGCAAAAGTATTTAGAATTATGCGCAGAATACTTAGAAAAGTATCAAAAATATTCTAATCATTTTAAAAATCTTAATGGTAGAAATAGCTATTCAAAAACTGATATAGATGCTACTTTTATGAGAATGAAAGATGACCATATGAGAAATGGTCAATTAAAACCTGGATATAATCTACAAATAGGAGTGATTAGTGAATATATTTCTTCATATGAAATTTTTTCTAACCCTTCTGATTCTAAAACTTTGATTCCATTTTTAGAGAAAATTTCATCTCAAAATTTAGAAATTAAAAATATTGTAGCTGATGCAGGATATGAAAGTATTTCAAATTATGAATATTTGGAAAAAATGGACTATACTTCATACATAAAACCAATATATTTTGAAAAATCTAAAATCAGAAAGTTTAAAAATGATTTAAACAGAGTAGAAAATTTAATATATAATCATTCTGAAAATAAGCTATTTAGAAAAGATGGATTAGAATTAGAATTTCTATACTCTAACAAAAATAATACAGTTCAATATTTTTGGAATCCTGAAACTAACAAAAAAATTAAGTACAATGCGAGATTTAGAATTTTATCAAATAAATCAAAAGAGAATGTATCAAGCAATTATGGAAAACAATTAAGAATGAACAGAAGTATTCAAGTAGAAGGTGCTTTTGCAGTTTTGAAAGAAGATATGAAATTGCGAAAATTAAAAGTTCGAAGTAAAAAAAGTGTTTTAAGAGAAATATGTTTGTTTTGTATCGCTTACAACTTCAACAGATATCTAAGCAGAAATATAAATAATCGCTTAGGAACAACACTTCACTCATTAAAAGTAGCTTAG
- a CDS encoding spore photoproduct lyase, protein MIYIAVALTVEAKPLITYFKLKKDNEIKKYQVFKNEEIILIITGSGMLQGAIAVTYVLGRLDIGEEDIFVNLGICGAVKDTISIGDIILCNKIINNSSKKNFYPDMLFKHKFKEGALETFFHVVDKKMELDKIQGEIVDMEGAGICEAASLFFSQHQINVIKIVSDYLSTLEITPEKVMGLIENNIERTAEWLEERKKFYAGNKEIFTSEEKENIKKIEGNLKLTESMHYEFMELMKYYKIQNKSIENIILKYSDIKIKDKREGKINFERIRKEIIEL, encoded by the coding sequence ATGATATATATAGCAGTAGCTTTGACAGTAGAAGCTAAACCACTGATAACATATTTTAAGCTGAAAAAGGATAATGAAATAAAAAAATACCAAGTATTTAAAAATGAAGAAATAATTTTGATAATAACTGGTTCAGGAATGCTGCAGGGGGCCATAGCAGTTACATACGTATTAGGCAGGTTAGATATAGGAGAAGAAGATATTTTTGTTAATTTAGGTATTTGCGGAGCTGTAAAGGATACTATCTCTATAGGAGATATAATTCTCTGTAATAAAATTATTAATAACAGCAGCAAAAAAAATTTTTATCCAGATATGTTATTTAAGCATAAGTTTAAAGAGGGAGCTTTGGAAACGTTTTTTCATGTTGTAGATAAAAAAATGGAATTAGATAAGATACAGGGTGAAATAGTGGATATGGAAGGGGCTGGAATATGTGAGGCAGCATCTTTATTTTTTTCACAGCACCAGATAAATGTAATAAAAATAGTATCAGATTATTTAAGTACTTTAGAAATAACTCCAGAAAAAGTTATGGGATTAATAGAAAATAATATTGAAAGAACAGCAGAATGGCTGGAAGAAAGAAAAAAATTTTATGCTGGAAATAAGGAGATATTCACTTCTGAAGAAAAAGAGAATATAAAAAAAATAGAGGGAAATTTAAAACTTACAGAGAGCATGCATTATGAATTTATGGAACTTATGAAATATTATAAAATTCAAAATAAAAGTATTGAAAATATAATTTTAAAATATTCTGATATAAAGATAAAGGACAAAAGAGAGGGGAAGATAAATTTTGAAAGAATCAGAAAAGAAATTATTGAACTCTAG
- a CDS encoding putative DNA-binding protein, producing MTEGEFIRFYKKRNGLKNQQEVKEKIDLFWNTLLKVLNEGEKVTFKNWGTFEEKEVKPRKIMITKINKTGYTKAKKKIRFRAGAGLQDIVNGAGTDE from the coding sequence ATGACAGAAGGGGAATTTATAAGATTCTATAAAAAGAGAAATGGACTAAAGAATCAGCAGGAAGTAAAAGAAAAGATAGACTTATTCTGGAATACACTGCTAAAAGTTCTGAATGAAGGGGAAAAGGTAACCTTTAAAAATTGGGGAACATTTGAAGAAAAAGAGGTAAAACCAAGAAAAATAATGATAACTAAAATAAATAAAACTGGTTATACAAAAGCTAAAAAGAAGATAAGATTCAGAGCAGGAGCGGGCTTGCAGGATATAGTAAATGGAGCTGGTACTGATGAATAA
- a CDS encoding autotransporter: MIKEMEKALKRYLKGKNRITMGVVVAFLLGSSFAFGDVTIKYDTAVSTLIVQDDSGTNIGTVTKNSADEFTWTLPEGANVTETVKIDNTVNANNIKVNIVNNGNISGSSTGGDKSGNGIYYNSYFNGASTIGNITNSGTINGSTTGSGFNSGNGIYSYSTNGASTIGNIINNGDINGSTTGNGYSSGNGIYSYSNGASTIGDITNSGTISGSTTGSGNYSGNGIYSTTEASTIGDITNSGTISGSTTGSGNYSGNGLYSTNGAGTIGASTIGDITNSGSIRGNSTGGDKSGNGIYSYSEAGASTIGNITNSGTINGSTTGSGSNSGNGIFSYSYSNGASTIGDITNSGIITGSGSNSGNGIYSLSSNGPAIIESISNYGVIMGSDNGIYIKGDSSSKINGYSNYGLVIGQTPVKIEGGGTVNTLKEQGMAITLDGSGDITSIVSGTGGSTGIYSIVNTQLRDNSGSAVSSGAVDSYDVYTSDQSISDTIINGAGVNSGTVTIEADKNFSLNGGVVNAYKTAVTVKDGASFTGTDVTINGGGLDRTTPVISGDSGANTVNISGNSFINGKVDLGDGDDILFIGNSTQINGDIDGGTGNGDILNFGSAVSRAVGNDNINLFHKISNVEEININQKVTAFETSEITEAKDINIGKNGEFVLRIDTSKVDNTSGTGKITGHALYGNIGTISSTGGKLLFALNGAGNESIISFGKTELDSDSFVVGSEGTYQEDVTLDTTSLLHSVGKIDLSNNEIKITAKVNLPKRPSSDVAYEKLNKIYHGILSVDKLENFNVDTDEKFSSFMGYLNDIYAGNPYSYSSELSRKSMGMFRDIVTENSFKADTGKWMIYGGLTHIDGGTKDTYYGKGYYTYDIGSSDIDSDTKITGAYMLGEYGISDGFKAGVAVGGNKLKSDLSNGSKVDGDALYIGGYAKKYLGNLKVTAGMGFQYGDYDADRLAINNVASDKAEPVMKYSDNYNDISYDIYLNERYSHNIGDNLYLEPYGTLSYTYVKQDGADEGNKTLAIETDSKSFDYTSAKVGLDLKKVIPHKKGKSTLSVGASYTRLLNGADEEYITGRFKGGSDFDILVAHKNEHSLGLNVKYALELENGILFDVKGTYSVERDSHNQSGKNKTKGEWIVGTGLGYKF, encoded by the coding sequence ATGATTAAAGAAATGGAGAAAGCTTTAAAAAGATATCTCAAGGGAAAGAATAGAATAACAATGGGAGTGGTAGTAGCTTTTTTACTGGGAAGCAGTTTTGCATTTGGAGATGTTACAATAAAATATGATACTGCAGTTTCAACTCTTATTGTACAAGATGATTCAGGAACTAATATAGGAACAGTAACAAAAAATTCTGCTGATGAATTTACCTGGACATTACCAGAAGGAGCAAATGTAACTGAAACTGTAAAAATAGATAATACAGTAAATGCAAATAATATTAAAGTAAATATAGTGAATAATGGAAATATAAGTGGGAGCAGTACTGGTGGAGATAAATCAGGAAATGGAATTTATTATAATTCTTATTTTAATGGAGCTAGTACAATAGGAAATATAACAAATAGTGGAACTATCAATGGTAGTACTACTGGTAGTGGATTTAATTCAGGAAATGGAATATATTCTTATTCTACGAATGGAGCTAGTACAATAGGAAATATAATAAATAATGGAGATATCAATGGTAGTACTACTGGTAATGGATATAGTTCAGGAAATGGAATATATTCTTATTCTAATGGAGCTAGTACAATAGGAGATATAACAAATAGTGGAACTATAAGTGGCAGTACTACTGGCAGTGGAAATTATTCAGGAAATGGGATTTATTCTACGACTGAAGCTAGTACAATAGGAGATATAACAAATAGTGGAACTATAAGTGGCAGTACTACTGGCAGTGGAAATTATTCAGGAAATGGGCTTTATTCTACGAATGGAGCTGGTACAATTGGAGCTAGTACAATAGGAGATATAACAAATAGTGGAAGTATAAGAGGAAACAGTACTGGCGGAGATAAATCAGGAAATGGAATATATTCTTATTCTGAGGCTGGAGCTAGTACAATAGGAAATATAACAAATAGTGGAACTATCAATGGTAGTACTACTGGTAGTGGATCTAATTCAGGAAATGGAATATTTTCTTATTCTTATTCTAATGGAGCTAGTACAATAGGGGATATAACAAATAGTGGAATTATAACTGGTAGTGGATCTAATTCAGGAAATGGAATTTATTCTCTTTCTTCTAATGGTCCAGCAATAATAGAATCAATTTCAAATTATGGTGTTATAATGGGAAGCGACAATGGAATATATATTAAAGGAGATTCTAGTTCAAAGATTAATGGATATAGCAATTATGGACTTGTAATAGGACAGACACCAGTCAAAATTGAAGGTGGCGGAACAGTAAACACTCTAAAAGAACAGGGAATGGCTATAACTCTTGATGGAAGTGGAGATATCACTTCTATTGTTTCAGGAACTGGAGGAAGTACAGGAATATATTCTATAGTGAATACTCAATTAAGAGATAATTCAGGAAGCGCAGTATCATCTGGTGCAGTAGATTCATATGATGTATATACAAGCGACCAAAGTATTTCAGATACTATCATCAATGGTGCTGGTGTAAATAGTGGAACAGTGACAATAGAAGCAGATAAGAATTTCTCACTTAATGGTGGAGTTGTCAATGCCTATAAAACTGCTGTTACAGTTAAAGATGGAGCTTCATTTACTGGTACAGATGTAACAATCAATGGTGGGGGCTTAGATAGAACTACTCCTGTTATTTCTGGAGATTCAGGAGCTAATACAGTAAATATATCTGGAAATTCTTTTATCAATGGAAAAGTTGATTTAGGAGATGGAGATGATATTTTATTTATTGGAAATTCCACTCAAATCAATGGAGATATAGACGGTGGAACAGGTAATGGGGATATTCTTAATTTTGGTTCAGCCGTTTCCAGAGCAGTGGGAAATGATAATATAAATCTTTTCCATAAAATATCAAATGTGGAAGAGATAAATATAAATCAGAAAGTAACTGCATTTGAAACTTCTGAAATTACAGAAGCAAAAGATATTAATATTGGTAAAAATGGGGAGTTTGTATTAAGAATAGATACAAGCAAAGTGGACAACACAAGTGGGACAGGTAAAATTACAGGTCATGCACTTTATGGGAATATAGGAACAATATCTTCAACAGGAGGAAAATTATTATTTGCTCTTAATGGAGCAGGAAATGAAAGTATAATAAGTTTTGGAAAGACTGAGCTGGATAGTGATAGTTTTGTAGTAGGCAGTGAAGGAACATATCAGGAAGATGTAACTTTAGATACAACATCACTGCTTCACTCAGTAGGAAAAATAGATTTATCAAACAATGAAATAAAAATTACAGCTAAAGTTAATCTGCCTAAAAGACCTTCAAGTGATGTAGCATATGAAAAATTAAATAAAATATATCATGGTATTCTTTCGGTAGATAAATTAGAAAACTTTAATGTAGATACTGATGAAAAATTCTCATCTTTTATGGGATACTTAAATGATATCTATGCAGGAAATCCATACTCATATTCTTCTGAATTATCAAGAAAATCAATGGGAATGTTCAGAGATATAGTTACTGAAAATTCATTTAAAGCAGATACAGGAAAATGGATGATATATGGCGGACTTACTCATATAGATGGAGGAACTAAAGATACATATTATGGAAAGGGATACTATACTTATGATATAGGAAGTTCTGATATAGATTCTGATACAAAAATCACAGGAGCATATATGCTTGGAGAGTATGGAATATCTGATGGCTTTAAAGCTGGAGTAGCAGTTGGAGGAAACAAGCTTAAATCTGACTTGTCTAATGGCTCAAAGGTTGATGGAGATGCGCTGTATATTGGAGGATATGCTAAGAAGTATCTTGGAAATCTAAAAGTAACAGCAGGAATGGGATTTCAATATGGAGATTATGATGCTGATAGATTAGCCATAAATAATGTGGCTTCTGATAAAGCAGAACCAGTAATGAAATATTCAGATAATTATAATGATATATCTTATGACATCTATTTAAATGAAAGATATTCTCATAATATTGGAGATAATCTATACTTAGAGCCTTACGGAACACTGTCATATACATATGTAAAACAGGATGGAGCAGATGAGGGAAATAAAACTTTGGCAATAGAAACAGATTCAAAATCATTTGATTATACATCAGCTAAAGTGGGATTAGACCTTAAAAAAGTGATACCACATAAAAAAGGAAAGAGTACATTATCAGTTGGGGCAAGCTATACAAGACTGCTTAATGGCGCAGATGAAGAATATATCACAGGAAGATTTAAAGGTGGAAGCGACTTTGATATATTAGTTGCCCACAAGAATGAACATAGCTTAGGATTGAATGTTAAATATGCACTTGAATTGGAAAATGGAATCTTGTTTGATGTAAAAGGAACTTACTCTGTAGAAAGAGATTCACATAATCAATCTGGAAAGAATAAGACAAAAGGTGAATGGATAGTAGGAACAGGATTGGGTTATAAGTTCTAA
- a CDS encoding putative DNA-binding protein: MNKRELAKVYSETSKGEISAREALKEIEVFLETMQEALEKSHSLIFRNIGIFEVKERKVRIIANPVNKEPMKIYPRKTVKFRESKNIFKIV; this comes from the coding sequence ATGAATAAGAGAGAATTAGCAAAAGTATACAGTGAAACAAGTAAAGGGGAAATATCAGCAAGAGAAGCGCTGAAAGAAATAGAAGTATTTCTTGAAACAATGCAGGAGGCTTTGGAGAAAAGTCATTCATTGATATTTAGAAATATAGGAATATTTGAAGTGAAGGAAAGAAAAGTAAGAATAATAGCCAATCCTGTGAATAAAGAGCCAATGAAGATTTATCCAAGAAAAACAGTGAAATTCAGAGAATCTAAAAACATATTTAAAATTGTATAA
- a CDS encoding 3-oxoacyl-ACP reductase gives MKSAVVTGATSGIGAAITNRLIDMGYTVYGIGRNFEKIMPNDRLKKIVCDLTKIFDIEKIVKEIKKETEIELLINCAGIGYFGPHEEINVNKIHNMVALNLEAPLVLVQLFLRDLKRSRGTIINISSITAKKSSTYGCAYSATKAGLSHFSKGLFDEVRKSGVKVVAIHPDITNTPFYDHLDFCQGDEENSYITPECVADAVEMVLTQREGTVLTDITLQPQRHLISKKNKKSY, from the coding sequence ATGAAAAGTGCTGTTGTAACAGGAGCTACATCAGGTATAGGGGCGGCAATAACAAATAGGCTTATTGATATGGGATATACAGTATATGGAATAGGAAGAAATTTTGAAAAGATAATGCCCAATGATAGATTAAAAAAAATAGTATGTGATCTTACAAAAATTTTTGATATCGAAAAAATTGTAAAAGAGATAAAAAAAGAAACTGAAATAGAGCTTTTAATAAATTGTGCTGGAATAGGATATTTTGGACCTCACGAAGAAATAAATGTAAATAAGATACATAATATGGTAGCTCTCAATCTTGAAGCTCCTCTTGTTCTTGTACAACTTTTTTTGAGGGATTTGAAAAGGTCTAGAGGAACTATTATAAATATTTCATCCATCACAGCTAAGAAATCAAGCACTTATGGATGTGCCTATTCAGCTACAAAGGCAGGATTATCACATTTTTCAAAAGGGCTTTTTGATGAAGTAAGGAAAAGCGGAGTAAAAGTTGTAGCAATTCATCCTGATATTACAAATACACCATTTTATGATCATTTAGATTTTTGTCAAGGAGATGAGGAGAATAGTTATATTACACCTGAATGTGTAGCAGATGCTGTAGAAATGGTACTAACTCAAAGAGAAGGAACTGTTTTAACTGATATAACTCTTCAGCCGCAAAGACATTTGATAAGTAAAAAAAATAAAAAAAGTTATTGA
- a CDS encoding deoxyribodipyrimidine photolyase, which translates to MKESEKKLLNSSFSHIYIEKEAFDYPLTKKILEKFPNSNIVELEIYKEIFSKGNQNFIIQKKSPKLILAVKKENYLYEGAKVCESFGNDNFYYTSSIMNCIYDCEYCYLQGVYTSANIVIFVNIEDCFKEIEKILQKKSMYICISYDTDLLALEGITELAEQWYHFVRKNKNLKIELRTKSSNIKVLRNLEPADNFILAWTLSPAEFAVQHENGAASLEQRLKAANEMLEKGWKVRICFDPVIYMKNFEGEYGELIKKTFKELSPDEILDVSIGTFRISKEYLKRMRKYRVTSEVLSYPFFCKDGVYSYYPQHINKMMDFMEKEVKKYVEDKKIFI; encoded by the coding sequence TTGAAAGAATCAGAAAAGAAATTATTGAACTCTAGTTTTTCACACATATACATAGAAAAAGAAGCTTTTGATTATCCTCTCACAAAAAAAATATTAGAAAAATTTCCAAATTCAAATATTGTAGAATTAGAAATATATAAAGAGATCTTCTCTAAAGGAAATCAGAACTTTATTATACAGAAAAAATCTCCTAAACTTATATTAGCAGTTAAAAAAGAGAACTATCTTTATGAAGGAGCAAAAGTATGTGAAAGTTTTGGAAATGATAATTTTTATTACACATCATCTATAATGAATTGTATATATGACTGTGAATATTGTTATTTACAAGGAGTATATACATCTGCTAATATAGTTATTTTTGTGAATATAGAAGATTGTTTTAAAGAAATAGAAAAAATTCTTCAAAAAAAATCAATGTATATATGTATTTCTTATGACACTGATCTTTTGGCATTAGAAGGAATAACTGAATTGGCAGAACAATGGTATCATTTTGTAAGAAAAAATAAAAATTTAAAAATAGAACTTAGGACAAAGAGCAGTAATATAAAAGTATTAAGAAATTTAGAGCCAGCAGATAATTTTATACTTGCATGGACACTTTCACCAGCGGAATTTGCTGTACAACATGAAAATGGAGCAGCTTCCTTGGAGCAAAGATTAAAGGCTGCAAATGAAATGCTGGAAAAAGGTTGGAAAGTAAGGATTTGTTTTGATCCAGTCATATATATGAAAAATTTTGAAGGAGAGTATGGAGAACTCATAAAAAAAACTTTTAAAGAGCTGTCTCCTGATGAGATTTTAGATGTTAGTATAGGAACATTCAGAATATCTAAAGAATATCTTAAAAGAATGAGAAAATATAGAGTGACTTCAGAGGTGCTTTCATATCCATTTTTTTGTAAAGATGGAGTATATAGCTATTATCCGCAGCATATAAATAAAATGATGGACTTTATGGAGAAAGAAGTAAAAAAATATGTAGAAGATAAAAAAATATTTATCTGA
- a CDS encoding acetyltransferase, with the protein MIRKAEVKDLDRIMEIIKATIAEMKTYGNTQWDENYPQKNDFIGDVESGSLYVSEENGELYGFICANFVEPDEYKDIRWASDEKCLILHRMSINPKYRNQGTATKLIEFAEKTAKENGVNYIKTDTYSVNKKMNTLLLKLGYIHRGNMNFLGKEKEFYCYDKKI; encoded by the coding sequence ATGATAAGAAAAGCAGAAGTAAAAGATTTAGATAGAATAATGGAAATAATAAAGGCTACTATTGCAGAGATGAAAACATATGGCAATACACAATGGGATGAAAATTATCCGCAGAAGAATGACTTTATTGGAGATGTAGAAAGTGGTTCTCTTTATGTAAGTGAAGAAAATGGAGAATTATACGGATTTATATGTGCTAATTTTGTAGAACCAGATGAATATAAAGATATCAGATGGGCATCAGATGAAAAATGTTTGATACTTCATAGAATGTCTATAAATCCAAAATACAGAAATCAGGGAACTGCGACAAAACTTATTGAATTTGCAGAAAAAACAGCAAAAGAAAATGGGGTAAACTATATTAAAACAGATACATATTCAGTCAATAAAAAAATGAATACTCTTTTATTAAAACTTGGATATATTCATAGAGGGAATATGAATTTCTTAGGAAAAGAAAAAGAGTTCTACTGTTATGATAAAAAAATTTAA
- a CDS encoding putative transposase yields MFFFYDRDLLTKLAYAVNDVFKYQFHNIKAKNQRIHKISKYSSKYFTNSDIIHYGLITVIHTFGRDLKWNPHIHAIVTLGGFNKNYQFLEKKYFHVNSIAGQWKKMVIDIVKSGNYDKPEIKAKAYAAANSLYRKNTRFFFNVAKNDLNNNIYAIKYIGRYLSRAPIAEYKIIDFYDNKVTFYYESLADDKQRIELTLDAETFLSKLIIHIPPKHFKMIRRFGIYSRNIKSELKNIMKFMRKYVSKYSNSTFYQLEIWKAFGVNPFYCFKCNARMKVKKISYFNIHTGSICWKEYR; encoded by the coding sequence ATGTTTTTCTTCTATGATAGAGACCTTTTAACTAAGCTTGCTTATGCTGTTAATGATGTTTTTAAATATCAATTTCATAACATTAAAGCAAAAAATCAAAGAATTCATAAAATTTCAAAATATTCCTCTAAATACTTTACTAACTCAGATATCATTCATTATGGATTGATTACTGTTATTCATACCTTTGGACGCGATCTTAAATGGAATCCTCATATTCATGCTATTGTTACTTTAGGTGGATTCAATAAAAACTACCAATTTCTTGAAAAAAAATATTTTCATGTCAATTCCATTGCTGGACAATGGAAAAAAATGGTTATTGATATTGTTAAATCTGGAAATTATGACAAGCCTGAAATTAAAGCTAAAGCTTATGCTGCTGCTAACTCCCTTTATCGCAAAAATACAAGATTCTTTTTCAATGTTGCAAAAAATGATTTAAATAATAATATTTATGCAATTAAATATATTGGCAGATACCTGTCAAGAGCTCCTATCGCAGAATATAAAATTATTGATTTCTATGATAATAAGGTTACTTTCTATTATGAAAGTCTTGCTGATGATAAACAAAGAATTGAGCTTACTTTAGATGCAGAAACATTTCTTTCTAAATTAATTATTCACATTCCCCCTAAACATTTCAAAATGATTAGGCGCTTTGGAATCTATTCTAGAAATATTAAATCAGAACTTAAAAATATCATGAAATTCATGAGAAAATATGTCTCTAAATATTCCAATTCTACTTTTTATCAACTTGAAATATGGAAAGCTTTTGGAGTAAATCCTTTTTATTGTTTTAAATGTAATGCCAGAATGAAAGTTAAAAAAATATCATATTTTAATATACATACAGGCTCCATTTGCTGGAAAGAATATCGCTAA